The DNA region GCCAACCGCACACGAGAATGTCGAAATATACATTTAATATGAGTTAAAAGGTGAAATATTGCAGAACATATCGCAACATGAATCAAGACATGAGACAAACAGAATTCGAAACAAGGcatcaaaacatatcaaaacaagGCAATGTTATTCATATCTTTATCCATGGTATAATAATCAGTCCCTAATTGTTATTCTTCTAAGTGGGCGAGACCATAAATCAGTTATTGTAATCCACTACATCAGGTCCTTATCTTATCATGTCTTTGAAATTTTCTTACCATTTTTACTTCGAATCATAACAGTGTGTTTTCAAAACATCACTAGCATAACAGAGAAATCATGCAGAACAAAAAATGTACAAATCAAATGACATGAAACGAGTAGTGTACGATTGGGTTTTCAAAAACAGGAAcgtcattattttaaaatacatatataagcccacttacatgAAAAAGTGCTTCAAAAATCTTGGAATGAACAAGCCGGAGTTTGACACCAAAAAACCAGTCACTTTGCAAAAATGTTTTTGCCTAATTGGACCGTTGGATCGATCTGAATTTTGGATATGTTGCTCAAAACACGTGTAGGTATATTATGAACGGTGAAATCGGATTTGGACGTCTAAAACAATGAGAAAAATTTTCTGAAATTAGACAGAATTTTTGGTACTAAAAATTGCAACTTTTAGAGAGGACTTTTGGTGTTGTTTGGTGTGATTTCACTCATCCATTTGTCAATATTTGTAGGCCAATATATTCAGCTGAAAAGTATGTCATTTACAGGCCATTAACGACAATTTAAACTCCATAATAGCACCTTAATGTGGCTGTTACAAGTCTCATATAATTCAGCTGAATGTGTCTTCCTCTTGCCCCttcaaatttcgaaaatatggctTGAATTGGTTGTGAAATTGTCAAAAGAATGTGGTCAACACCACCATTAAAATGATGATAAATGAATATAATTATGATTGTTTGCACAAGGTATCCATTTCTAATTCTTGTCTTGATGCATGGGTGTACACATTTTTCATATAAAGGTTACCATGAATGCATGTAATCAATCCCATGAAAtaattcctattcaattctaaaCTGAAATCAACTTGTACTTTGTCTCTCGGTATAGTAAAATTTTGGATCTTTACAATATAAGTATTGGATTTTGtgtcccgttgagatagtcaagttcaaagagttgaatttgacgACTGTACTTTGATGGACATCAAACATATTGCTTATAAAAGAATTTATAAGTTGATTCCGTACGATGAAAATTGTGGAAGTTAGCTTAATTGCTAATTAAGTGAAGATAAtggaattgcatgtttacaaaACTGGCAACTGCCAAAAATAGATCAATGAAAAATTGtccttcgaaattttcattatTCATTATATGAATGGGGTTTGTACCATCGACACATATACATTATCTGATCGTCGATCGATGTTAAAATGaattcacaattatttatttagtaaatttagaatatattaattaaataatattattattaccGATGACTACTATATACCAGTATATACAAGATTCTCATGGAATATTCTAAAGGAATGTATAAATGAtcaattaatgaatatttaattaagaaattgaatatgattatctaattttatatatgtatatatgtgtgtcTATTATCAATAGTTGACTTTGaatgatattttcaaaaaaataaaataatacatgagaatTTTAAATGATGGAATTATAGCATCATGATTCAAGTAAGATTCCTGAttttatcatgaattaaaacttataaatatttcattaagtgttatataaaaaaaacataacttTTGCACGAATTTTGGTTCACAAAATTTTCTCTCTCCCCTTAATATTTCTGGCCACCCCATATTACGGAAAAAAAATTTTGGCCACCCACCGCCGCACCTGCCGTCCTGACGCCGCCGCAACTCCGCCGATTTTCTAAAACTCTAGCGATCAAATCTCGTTGCAAACTTCAATTAGATCTCTAGTACGATTTGTACGAGAAACAAAGTTTTTGATCGTGGATTTGATTTGACGATCGAAGAAAGTGAAAAATCCATACGTATGAATTTACAAGAAGAATTATTACCGCTTAAAAACCGAAATAGTTGGAGCCGATGTTAAATATGCAAAGATAAATCGTATCTAAATACTTTatgaataatttaaatcatACGACGCCCAAAGAACGTTTTGAATgtcaaaactaaaattttaaactttcgctTCGTCTTGAGTGCGAGAAAATGATACTCCAACAATATGTGCTACACGTTCTTTTTCCAGGTCTGTCCACTGAAGGAAGGACTGCATCGAACACTTCTTTTACATTGTTGCTCTCTGAATAACATTTCTTTTTCATAGGCCACAAATGACTTAACAAGTGTTCCAATAAGCGTATAAACACGGTTTCCTTCCGGTCGTTGTTTATGTCACTCCAGAGATTTACGATGTTTCGATATGACCGTAGAGTCACGGAGATTTATATGGAAAAATAGTAGTCACCATTTCTTGTTCAGGATTGTGTAGAAACTGCAGagttctatgagaaatacttaaATTTGCACGCATTGCGATGTTCTGGTTTCCTGCCTGCTTATGTTAAGTTGGGCTTTTACATGTTTTAGGTTTGGAGTCCAATTTTTAATCAAATTGGCTTTTACATGTTTATGTGGtccaattttaaaaaaagtggGGCTGTGAACTGTACAAAATACGTGTAATTCAAGTCTGTCATTGTTGAAAAGCCCAAATCTTCACTCGTCCAGCATCATAAGGTTATGTATGATAACTTTTGAAATAATGAAATTGCGTTCTGAAACTTAAAATTCTCTCTAAGTAGTGAACCTTTTGAACTAGTTCATGCGCAGCATAATTTGCTTCACGGGGACAATGCTGAGTACAACTTCCAGATGTGCTCGCCCTGCTGTTTTAATGGAAGAGACAATGGGAGCATCCATTGCAAAAGGCGACGGCTGGTGAATAACATCAGTAGTAGACATAGCATCTGTTTCTAAAAGAGTTTTTGTACCAAATCTCTTGAAATATCGAAAATATACACTTCTCTCATGtcaaaattaaatatacatCTTAGACCTTaactttttataaattttacacTGAAGGAAAATATAATTTCCATATTAAATTGATTTCCTTATATTATCTTTTCTTTGTTGATTTGATTcagtataatatttaattatggttttgtctttctagataattatgttaagattttattgtgatataatatctaccttaaatttaatttcagttCTTGATAAGATTATGTGGAATATTGAGTTTGCCttttctagatattatatttatgataaagatcttgaagatatgatattattgatttaactcttgatttctttaatttttagATTTTCTTGTGAGATGCAGTGAATTATAAATATAAGAGATGGAGATTCAAAAGAAGAGAGACGAAGAGAAATTCAGAGAGTTTTAGTGGTGGAGTTTTTTGTGGAGTATTTTTCGTGGGCGACTTCTTCAATTTATTGCTATCGTGTTTTTCACTCTTTGCTTGAAAGTTTTCGTGGTTGCATATCGTGTGCACTTTTGCACGTCGTGAATTTAAGAGAAAACCTTATTCAAGAGACGTGCTATGTTTTGAAGAGTAGTGATAGGGTGTTGCCgtgaatgttgagaacatctgcGGACAACATCTGTGAAGAAGTTGGCCGAAAACTATTTCTCGTGGATCTTCTTTTAGCAAGAcgttttgctttcttgttttagttttattctggttatttgttttaaaaagcatttgttttctcaacttgttgaggaaattgattttagtgagaatcactagtgataggtttttgtaaacgattaagttttctagtgattaatttttgccctgaggcaccgcacaagtatttatacttgtgcaaatttaatcatgtacatctatttatttaaagtcaatttgtgttacaaaatataatattccgctgcatgttgtccgagatgttgtaacatctggcacaacacttaattctgataaaacacaaatttactattttacatcctattctgatatttttattatttgtggtATCTGTCGAACAAAATAAgttctttcaagtggtatcagagcatactcttgatatactaagtgctgattctggtttttgttttgtttgacagaaaataaatcaaatggACACCTCACTTGCAAGCGCAAGCACTTCGACCACCAGTCCTAGATGGTACCAATTACAGCCTATGGAAGGTCAAAATCAGATACTACATAAAATCCATAGATGAACGGGCATGGCAGCGTGTCATCAATGGATGGACTTCACCAAGCATGACAGACCGAGATGGTGACAGCTTGCCAAAACCTGAAACTGACTGGACTACTGATGAAGTGCAAAGTTCGAACTACAATTCAAAGGCCTTAAATGCTATCTTTACGTCTGTTGACGTGAATATGTTCAGTTTGATCACAAACTGTACTTCTGCTAAAAGTGCATGGGATATCCTCCAAAGACACTGTGAAGGTTCTGAAAGTGTGCGACGAACCAGATTAAGGATGCTCACTTCCAAATTtgagatgatgaggatggaagAATCTGAAAACATACTAGACTATGATCGACGCCTACGGGAAATGGCTAATGAGACGTTCAGCCTTGGAGACCCTATCTCCAATGAACGTTTGGTTAGCAAAGTTCTTCGCTCCCTGCCCGAaagattcaacataaaaatctGCGCAATAGATGAGGCTAAGGACACTTCTCAAATGCCTTTGGAAGATCTTATTAGTTCACTTCGTACCTTCGAAATGAACTTGGACATGCAAAAGAAGGAACAAGGAGAAGACAATTGCTACAAGCCTCGAATGACTCATACAATGAATTCATTCAAATTTCCCAAAAAGTCAATAATTCTGATCTTTGCGAAGACTCTATCTCCTTTATCACAAAGAAATTCGGTGATTACTTGAAAAGAATCCgagacaagaagaaggatgcaaaaccatcGAAATTTCCAAGTCTTCCACCTCTTGAAAGGCCACAAAGGTTTCCTGCCTAGCAACAATTTCAACCATGGAATGATGGCAAGGGACAATCTAATGCAAGGAAGTATGATTCGGTGCAGTGTAGAGAGTGCCAAGGTTTCGGTCACTATGCCAATGAATGTGCCAACATATTACGCAAGAACAAAGGCTACAATGTTTCCTTAAGCGATGAAGAATCTGATGAGGAGGAGAAATCCAATGATGAAGATAACCACACCTCCTTGAATGCACTGTTGACAGAAAGACACTGCCTGCAGGTGAATCCTTTAAGTGTTGCCCTAGGTCTTGCCAAACCTGGCCGCAACATCTGCGAAAAATCAATCTGTCTGAAATCTACAGCTTCTGAAATTCAAGTGGAGATGATGAATTAGAAGATGATGAAGAAATCACTCTTGAGAGTGTTCAAAAACTTTATGAAGAGCTATTTGAAgattggaccaaaagaaacaagctAAATTCAACTCTTACGAAGGAGAACGTCGATCTAAAAGCCGTGGTtgccaaacttgaagtaatttTGAGCAAAAAAGACTTAGAACTTGGCAAGACCAAAGAAGAGCTTCACAAGGCAACAGAAACTTTGTCCAAATTCAATTCAAGcacatccaagcttgaatccatacttttgatgggaagagatgacaagaaAGGCTTAGGCTTCAAAGACAGTGTGTTTGAAATAGGTGAATCTTCCAAGTCTACTGTTTTTGTGAAAGGAAAAGCTGATACATCTccacaaccacaatccaagtcACCAATCAAAAGCTCTCAATCAAAAAGACAACCTGCTGCACCCATTCCTAAGAAGAAACACAGGTATGTATACCATTACTGTTTTAAGCCTGGTCATATCAGGccctactgttttaaactcaggAATGACTGCTGGAATCGAAAGACTAATCGGATGTTGCCCCGAATGTTGTCCAACATTTCCCGCAACTATCTCCAACCATCGACCTACAGTAAGACaaatttgggtaccaaaggtaAAAACTCACTGTAATATTGTCTATACCTCTTTAAAAACTAACACTGCAGGTcattggtactttgatagtggaagctctCGCCATATGACAAGATTACGAGAATATCTCATTGATTATGTTGATCAAAAAGGTGGTACAGTAAActatggagggggagctaaaGAAAGGATTGTTGGAAAGGgaacattaaatgttgaaggactaccaaagctccacaatgtgcttcatgttgaaggattaaatttgaatttgataagcataagcaactgtgtgatgataatttgcaTGTCGAGTTTGATAAACATACGTGTGAAGTGTTTGACTGAAACTAACTTGTGCATTATGACATGTACAAAGTCTTCGGACAATTGCTACAAAATAGGTGAAGaactttcatgcaaacatgcagaAGTTAGTGAACTCgacctatggcatcaaaaatttGTACATGCTAGTTTCAAAACCCTGAAGAATTTGAGTAAGTACGATGTCGTACGAGGTATGCCTAACCTATCATCTAGTACACCATATGTTTGTGGAGACTGTCAAAATGGTAAGCAAACTCGCGTGTCACATCACATGTTGCCCTACTTTGGGACAACTACTTTGCCTCGAATTGCTACAtatggatcttatgggtcctgTGGAAGTGGAAAGGTtttggaggtaagaagtatgcatttgtttgtgttgatgatttctcacggtTTTCATGGATAAGTTTCATTACGAAGAAATCAGACACTTTCAATGTGTTTAAAAAGTTGGTCACAAGGATTACAAACTTTCATAATTTGAAGGTGAGAAGGATAATGACTGACCATGGTAAGGAATTTGAAAActcctcattctcatctttttGTGACAATAAAGGTatttcacatgaattttctgctCCAAAGAAACCACAACAAAATGGGATAGCCGAACGTAAGAATAGAACACTTCAAGAAATGGCAAGGGTGATGCTGACTTCAAAGTGCATTTCAAAgcgtttttgggcagaagcCCTTAACACCgcatgtcatatttcaaatagGGCGTATTTGAGAAGTGGTTCGACTATGACATCGCATGAGATAATTATGGGAAAGAAGTCtaaccttaaatattttcatgtttttggttgtgTGTGCTATGTTTTGAATGACATGGATCAACTTGCAAAATTTGATTCAAAGAGTGATAAGTGTTTGTTTTTGGGATACGCAACTAATAATCGAGCTTACCGCATGTTTAATTTACAAACAAGGACTATTATGGAATTAATTaatgttgttttttatgattgtgCAGATCTCAAGAAGGATGACGTTGATGATCTTCTGGAAAACCCGATCATACTGGAAAATGCAGGTGTTGCCCCAGATGTTGCTACACCTAGCACAACACGTGACACTGAAGTCACTGAAGCTGAGGACGAAACGAATAACGATGATGACGCAGTAAATGATGGGCAGAATATTCCAagtaaaattcagaaaaatcatccatcatctcaaataattggaaGTATGCATGAAGGTGTCCAAActcgaaagaaagaaaaagtggaTTACCGAAAGATGGCTGGACTTATTTGCATGAGCTCCTTATACTCACA from Primulina tabacum isolate GXHZ01 chromosome 14, ASM2559414v2, whole genome shotgun sequence includes:
- the LOC142523718 gene encoding uncharacterized protein LOC142523718; this encodes MTDRDGDSLPKPETDWTTDEVQSSNYNSKALNAIFTSVDVNMFSLITNCTSAKSAWDILQRHCEGSESVRRTRLRMLTSKFEMMRMEESENILDYDRRLREMANETFSLGDPISNERLVSKVLRSLPERFNIKICAIDEAKDTSQMPLEDLISSLRTFEMNLDMQKKEQGEDNCYKPRMTHTMNSFKFPKKSIILIFAKTLSPLSQRNSQQFQPWNDGKGQSNARKYDSVQCRECQGFGHYANECANILRKNKGYNVSLSDEESDEEEKSNDEDNHTSLNALGDDELEDDEEITLESVQKLYEELFEDWTKRNKLNSTLTKENVDLKAVVAKLEVILSKKDLELGKTKEELHKATETLSKFNSSTSKLESILLMGRDDKKGLGFKDSVFEIGESSKSTVFVKGKADTSPQPQSKSPIKSSQSKRQPAAPIPKKKHSFKTLKNLSKYDVVRGMPNLSSSTPYVCGDCQNGKQTRVSHHMLPYFGTTTLPRIATYGSYGSCGSGKVLEVRRIMTDHGKEFENSSFSSFCDNKGISHEFSAPKKPQQNGIAERKNRTLQEMARVMLTSKCISKRFWAEALNTACHISNRAYLRSGSTMTSHEIIMGKKSNLKYFHVFGCVCYVLNDMDQLAKFDSKSDKYLKKDDVDDLLENPIILENAGVAPDVATPSTTRDTEVTEAEDETNNDDDAVNDGQNIPSKIQKNHPSSQIIGSMHEGVQTRKKEKVDYRKMAGLICMSSLYSQIE